ACGGCGGTCGGCACACCGGCGCCGGCGGTCACCCCCGCCGCCACCGCGGTGCCCGTCCTGGTCTTCCACGGCCCCGCCGCCGAGCAGCAGGACCCGGTCACCCGCGCCGCGACGGCGTTCCGGGAGATCGGCGCGGCCAACGGGATGACCGTCGACGTGTCGTCCGACCCGGCCGCGTTCACCGCGGACAACCTCGCCCGCTACCGCGGTGTGGTGTTCCTGTCGGCGGCGGGCGCGACGCTCTCCCGTGACCAGGAGGACGTCCTGCGGGCCTACGTGAAGGCCGGTGGCGGGTTCCTCGGCGTGGCCGACGCCGCCAAGGCGCAGCTGGACTCGTCCTGGTTCACCGGCCTGATCGGCACCCGCCCGCTGGGCAGCACCGCCACCCCCGAGGTGGTGAGCGCGGTGACCGCGAGCGGGGAGAACCCGCCGAACGAGCCCAAGGAGATGCTGACCGACGGCAAGCCGGAGACCAAGTGGCTCGTCCGGACGCGGACCGCGTGGGTCGCCTTCCGCCTGCCCGCGGCCGCCGAGGTGAACCGCTACTCGCTCACCTCGGCCAACGACGTCGAGGGCCGCGACCCCAAGGACTGGACGCTCCAGGGCTCCGCGGACGGCACGACCTGGACCGACCTGGACCGCCGGACCGGCCAGGCGTTCCAGGAGCGCGCGCAGACGCGGCTGTTCACCATCGCCGAGCCCCGGTCGTTCCAGCACTACCGGTTGAACATCACGGCCAACTCCGGTGAGCCGCTAACCCAGCTCGCCGACCTGCGCCTGTTCTCCGGCGACCCGACACCGCCGCCGACGCCCGGCGTGCACCGGTCCGTGGTGAACGTCCTGGACCGGCAGCACCCGGCGAACGAGGGCCTGCCGCTGAACGTCACGCGGTCCGACCGCTGGTACAACTGGGAGCCGAACCCGGTCGGCCTCGTGCACACCCTCGCCCAGGTCGAGGAGCGGCACTACGACCCGGGCCCGGGACCCAACGGCCCGTTCCACCCGGTCTCCTGGTGCCGCGATTACGACGGCGGTCGCTCCTTCTACACGGGCATGGGCCACACCGAGGACGGCTACGGCGAGGACGCCTTCCGCCGCCACCTGACCGGCGCCCTCAAGTGGACGACCGGTGTCGTGCGCGGCGACTGCCAGGCCACCATCGCGGCCAACTACGAGGTCGAACGGCTGACCGCGGCCAACCGGACCGGTCAGCTCGACCAGATCGGCGAGCCGCACGGCCTGACCACCACACCGGACGGCGCGGTGTTCTACGTCGGCAAGGCCGCCTGCCCGACCGGGCCGGTCGCCGACTGGGCCAAGCCCGAGGTCGGCCTCGGCTGCGGCACGATCCACCGGTTCGACCCGGCTGCCGAGCAGGTGAAGCTGCTGGCGACGCTGCCGGTCATGGGCAACCGCGGCAGCGGCACCGAGCTGGTCAAGAACGAGGAGGGCCTGCTGGGCATCGTGCCCGACCCGGCGTTCGCCGAGAACGGCCGGCTCTACGTCTACTGGATGCCGCACGACACCGTCGACCGGGCGAAGCGCACCGGCAAGCGGACCATCTCGCGGCTGACCTACGACCACGACGCGAAGACCATCGACCTGGCCTCCCGCGTGGACCTGCTGCAGTGGGAGGTCCAGCAGCACAGCTGCTGCCACGCGGGCGGCGGCATGGCGTTCGACGCCAAGGGCAACCTGTACGTCGGCTCCGGCGACAGCAACTCCTCGCTCGGCTCGCAGGGCTACTCCGGCAACAACTGGACCGCCGAGTGGGAGGGGCTGTCCTTCCAGGACGCGCGTCGCACGGCCGGCAACACCAACGACCTCAACGGCAAGATCATCCGCATCCACCCGGAGCCGGACGGCACGTACACGATCCCGGAGGGGAACCTGTTCCCGCCGGGCACCGCGAAGACCCGCCCGGAGATCTACGTGATGGGCGTGCGCAACATCTCCCGGCTCCAGGTCGACCCGGTCACCCAGTGGTTGACCGCCGCGTGGGTCGGCCCGGACGCGACCGTGCCCAAGCCCGAGCTGGGCCCGGCCAAGTACGAGACCGCGACCATCATCACCGAGGCGGGCAACCACGGCTGGCCGTACTGCATGGGCAACAAGCAGCCGTACCGGGACCGCAGCAACACCGATGCGACCGTGCTGACCGGGTGGTACGACTGCGACGCGCCGAAGAACACCTCGCCGCGCAACACCGGCCTGGTCGACCTGCCGCCGGTCAAGAACAACATGATCTGGTACTCGCCGAGCGGCGGCGGCCCGGTGTTCCCGGCCCGACCGGACGGCAGCGGCGTGCCCACCTACGACCCGGACGACGCCACGTACACGCAGCCGTACCTGCGCGGCGGCGGGCAGGCCGTGATGACCGGGCCCACCTACCACCGGGAGCTGGTCGACACCGACAGCGGTGTCGCGTGGCCGGAGTACTGGGACGACAAGTGGTTCATCGGCGACCAGTCGAACTCGGCCAACCGGATCGCGGTCACCGTCGACCCGGCCGGCGTGCCGACGGCCGCTCCCCCGGCGTTCGCCG
This genomic window from Saccharothrix sp. HUAS TT1 contains:
- a CDS encoding ThuA domain-containing protein — protein: MGPRLFPHRYRRRTARRLVPALIAAAVVISGSPAVGAPTAVGTPAPAVTPAATAVPVLVFHGPAAEQQDPVTRAATAFREIGAANGMTVDVSSDPAAFTADNLARYRGVVFLSAAGATLSRDQEDVLRAYVKAGGGFLGVADAAKAQLDSSWFTGLIGTRPLGSTATPEVVSAVTASGENPPNEPKEMLTDGKPETKWLVRTRTAWVAFRLPAAAEVNRYSLTSANDVEGRDPKDWTLQGSADGTTWTDLDRRTGQAFQERAQTRLFTIAEPRSFQHYRLNITANSGEPLTQLADLRLFSGDPTPPPTPGVHRSVVNVLDRQHPANEGLPLNVTRSDRWYNWEPNPVGLVHTLAQVEERHYDPGPGPNGPFHPVSWCRDYDGGRSFYTGMGHTEDGYGEDAFRRHLTGALKWTTGVVRGDCQATIAANYEVERLTAANRTGQLDQIGEPHGLTTTPDGAVFYVGKAACPTGPVADWAKPEVGLGCGTIHRFDPAAEQVKLLATLPVMGNRGSGTELVKNEEGLLGIVPDPAFAENGRLYVYWMPHDTVDRAKRTGKRTISRLTYDHDAKTIDLASRVDLLQWEVQQHSCCHAGGGMAFDAKGNLYVGSGDSNSSLGSQGYSGNNWTAEWEGLSFQDARRTAGNTNDLNGKIIRIHPEPDGTYTIPEGNLFPPGTAKTRPEIYVMGVRNISRLQVDPVTQWLTAAWVGPDATVPKPELGPAKYETATIITEAGNHGWPYCMGNKQPYRDRSNTDATVLTGWYDCDAPKNTSPRNTGLVDLPPVKNNMIWYSPSGGGPVFPARPDGSGVPTYDPDDATYTQPYLRGGGQAVMTGPTYHRELVDTDSGVAWPEYWDDKWFIGDQSNSANRIAVTVDPAGVPTAAPPAFAESLRAIIPGGLGNDRLQSWMDAKFGPDGALYLLDYGSGFFSLHANQKLIRINYRGGERTPAPAATSVAVQNKPLTVAFTGSRSGGAAHRWEFGDGTSSTEADPRHTYAAVGRYQARLTVTYADGETAVVPLTVDVGCAVADDRDTVWLGDEDTGVANAEVGGGCTVDDLIDDESTWTDHGAFVRHVTAVADRLARDGVLTGRESAALARAASASAVGRDGSTGYEPIFDGTAESLRGWVQAPSGSFALQPDGSLRSSGGLGMLWYARERFGDFSVRLQFRDSSPEGVRANSGVFTRFPDPRTPLADRPPDSCGTVGSARTSPAWVAIYCGHEVQIYDGANGEPQKTGSIYNFDPVGPPTSEVPAKGVWNDYEIRVVGQRYTVIRDGVVINEFDNAPGRQSSRPSDPPTDLRQFAEGFLGLQNHGNSDVIDFRDIRVRSL